In Carassius carassius chromosome 46, fCarCar2.1, whole genome shotgun sequence, the following proteins share a genomic window:
- the LOC132129494 gene encoding ceramide kinase-like gives MEIDPVRVESSLWIGDKRYRAFLRGWYFSWAEIDERNREKKTILVPVSEVIGVKEGRVEIQPQKRVEDTDLDFTLFYVKRNSKGNSVRAQWSLGRTQFCCPSRDVRDQWITQLQTALKTQGPSRPHRLLVFINPFGGKKRGKQIFQSLVAPLFELAGISSHVVVTERANQARDYILKKDLTGFDGVICVGGDGMFSELLHGVIGRTQQEAGVSEHDPTIMLQPCDLHIGIIPAGSTDCVCFTTMGINDPVTSTLHIIIGDSQPLDVCSVHYQSTLVRYFVSMVGYGFYGDVLAESERHRWMGPLRYDYSGFMVYLCNRNYPGLVQYLPADSHISSPRDNTRCLSGCRVCSESKERLFPHFDSSSSLYSAHVSQYSRELEGEWVTVEGRYKCISLTCMSSSCPRSPKGLSPSAHLADGTADLILVRETNPLGFLTYLHRHTNTQDQFDLPFVEVHRVKAVRFSLPHGEEEEEEEEEEYEGGDREIQASTESMLEDPEKLCCSNIAGHSQQHLAERKERENVSTSRVKRRGFVCGPCCTKPRSVSVWNCDGEILPHTEISCRVHGQLVRLFARGIEDSTKP, from the exons ATGGAGATAGATCCGGTAAGAGTCGAGTCGAGTCTGTGGATCGGTGATAAACGCTACAGGGCTTTCCTGAGAGGATGGTACTTCAGCTGGGCTGAGATCGACGAGAGGAACCGGGAGAAGAAAACAA TTTTAGTGCCGGTGTCAGAGGTGATTGGGGTGAAGGAGGGTCGAGTGGAGATCCAACCCCAGAAGAGAGTAGAGGACACTGATCTTGATTTTACAT TATTTTATGTGAAGCGCAACAGCAAAGGAAACAGCGTTAGAGCACAGTGGAGTCTGGGCAGGACCCAGTTCTGTTGTCCTAGCCGGGATGTCCGGGATCAATGGATCACTCAACTCCAAACCGCACTCAAAACCCAGG GCCCCTCACGTCCTCACAGGTTGTTGGTGTTCATTAATCCTTTTGGTGGAAAGAAGAGGGGGAAACAGATCTTTCAGTCTCTAGTGGCCCCTCTGTTTGAGCTGGCTGGCATCAGCTCTCATGTTGTGG TGACTGAACGAGCAAATCAAGCCAGAGACTACATTCTGAAGAAAGACTTAACAGGTTTTGATGG AGTCATATGCGTGGGTGGAGACGGCATGTTCAGCGAGCTGCTGCACGGTGTGATTGGACGAACCCAGCAGGAGGCGGGAGTTTCCGAACATGACCCAACCATAATGCTGCAGCCATGTGACCTCCACATTGGCATTATTCCAGCAG GCTCTACAGATTGTGTGTGTTTCACCACCATGGGCATTAATGACCCTGTGACATCGACGCTGCACATCATCATTG GAGACTCTCAGCCTCTGGATGTGTGTTCTGTCCATTATCAGTCAACACTGGTGCGTTATTTTGTCTCTATGGTGGGCTACGGTTTCTATGGAGATGTTTTGGCAGAGAGCGAGAGGCACCGCTGGATGGGCCCTCTCAGATATGATTATTCAG GTTTTATGGTGTACTTGTGTAACAGGAACTATCCAGGACTAGTGCAGTACCTCCCTGCTGATTCCCATATATCCAGCCCACGGGACAACACTCGCTGCCTCTCAGG gTGCCGAGTGTGTTCAGAAAGTAAAGAGAGGCTGTTCCCCCACTTTGACAGCTCCAGTTCCCTCTACAGCGCTCATGTGAGCCAGTACAGCAGAGAGTTAGAGG GTGAATGGGTGACTGTTGAAGGCAGGTATAAGTGCATCTCTCTCACCTGTATGTCAAGCTCATGTCCACGGAGCCCAAAAGGTCTTTCACCATCCGCCCACCTGGCCGATGGGACAGCTGACCTCATCCTGGTGCGAGAAACGAACCCTCTGGGTTTTCTCACATACCTTCacaggcacacaaacacacaggatcAG TTTGACCTGCCCTTTGTTGAAGTTCATCGCGTCAAGGCTGTTCGGTTTTCTCTACCCcatggagaagaagaagaagaagaagaagaagaggagtaTGAGGGGGGTGATCGAGAAATTCAGGCCTCCACTGAGAGTATGCTGGAAGATCCTGAGAAACTGTGCTGTAGTAACATTGCAGGTCACTCGCAGCAGCATCTCGCAGAGAGGAAGGAGAGAGAAAATGTGTCAACGAGTAGAGTAAAGAGACGAGGCTTCGTGTGTGGGCCTTGCTGCACTAAACCTCGCTCAGTATCAGTGTGGAACTGCGATGGAGAAATTCTACCTCACACTGAGATCTCATGCAG AGTTCATGGCCAGCTGGTGCGTCTCTTTGCCAGGGGCATCGAGGATTCAACAAAACCATAA